Below is a genomic region from Argiope bruennichi chromosome 11, qqArgBrue1.1, whole genome shotgun sequence.
acttccaaaaacgtgtttttcgaaatcagggaatTGTAAgacgtggagattcgacaaaatctcgaattttttggcaattactatGTTTTCTCTattctacgtatacgagaaagtaaaaaagttgaaactttaaaaattaatatcgttCACTTAAATTTGGAATACTGACGTTCAAATTTCTCTCTAAAAGccaataaatgaataacaaatataaaatataattagttaagTTGAGATTTAAGTTAAATAATCTTGTTACATAATATCAGAACTGCTTTTCGTTCTTAAGACCTAATGAAACGTTATATCTAATGTTGCCAATCGgcaatggaattaaaaatgtgcctacatcaaatattttatagaaatgatcGAAAACAGGGTtacatataatttgaattattttacttttcaaataagcATTCCTGATTCATCtgtgaagaataaaatatttatttgtacacAAACAAAAAGACATGTAGACAAAGGTAAGAAACATCTAGTTATTTTTCCCCCGCCAGTACTCGATATGTATattgtaaattcatttaatattattttcatttattggcaACAACGGGATGAGAGTTGCAATTTCATCTTAGTAGTATTTCATGAGTCAAAATTATGTACgtgactcgagattttgacgaatctccccgtTTTACACCTCCCTGATTCGAAAAgatgcatttttggaaaaaggCCGCGTGTTTTTTTGTgacaaagatatttcaaaaacgatttgagctaggcGGTTGAAACTTGGTATGcggtcttttcaccaaatttgcagatttctataaaattttgagtaaaatccattcagaggaagatagtctgcccggctgttcgaatataagttaacacgatagctaccaatcgaagagagttagataaaattctatCCTCAGAGTTAACGCTTACAGCGTAGACACCTATGAAATTCTGAGTGAAATCCAACTAGGAATTGACCGGCTTTCGATCTGTACTtctagaaacatgtaaacatgctTGTTGAAAAACGctatgacttaaatgtatcaattttggttctggattttgtaacttcaaatgcagttttgtgtcaaattttgattttaatctgttgagaaaaacgtatctataACAGAAATCCAGTTTTTGGGAATCATGAACTGCATGCGAGGACTTTATCGCTAAATTTCTCGCCAAGGATGAAACAAAAGAAagtcaaaatgctaaaatcacgtcaaaaatttatatttcgcaGTTATTGTACAAtgctatgtaaggcgttctcaGAGATAATACCTTTATGAGAGAGTGTGCGACAAAGTTTTGGTGACACCACTTCtccttgatttttatattttctttctcaataatcttgtttgttctttttttacagGTACCAAGCATTATTGAAGGCAAATGCAGGCGATgaacgtaaaaaaaaaatgtctctcaaTATCAACATGTGCTATTATATAGACTACATTCGAGAAAAAATCTCCTACTTTTGAAGGATCTAAAAACGACTGTTTTATCATTCAATCAGCTTTTTAACGGCATCTAGAGGTTAACTTACGATTTAGTCCGTAGATAGTCTTAGTGGGAACGAACAACTTTGAAGTGTCAGTGTTTAAAAAAGTGCCAATATTTCGATTGCCGGCTATGTCAAATCCAATTGTTAGCCAACTCAAAAGTCTTTACAGGCTGTCCCTCGAAGATATTTCTCTCAGAAAAGTGGCTGTCCTTTTGGTTAGTGACCCTGTCAAGTTTAAGTCTCCCACTACTGAGGCTGATGGCGAGAAAAGGAAACATGAACCGTTCAAAAGCGTTGTAGGCGACCTCTGTTTACCTGAACCGATAAGGGAGCCGTTAGTTAATCTACTGAATCCTATTTTTAGGGAAACATATAAATGGTTTAAGTACCacgaggaatttttaaaatcgaaGCATTCAAGTTTTTACTGTCCAGAATATGCAAAACACTTGCATTGGACACATATGGGGACTATAAATTATCGGAAAACAGCTGAGTCAATGATCCACGATGAAAAGTTGGACATCAACTGGCGATTTAAGTTAGCTTGTCTGTATTGCCTTGATGAAGATATTCAAAACATTTGGCAAAAAATGTCCCCGctgaataaaaagtgtttttataacaATGGGCAATTTCCTAATGATACGcgagaaatcattattttttggaCTTGCATCCTAAAAGGAAGAGTAGATAAGTTAGAAAGCTATCTTGTGGGATTGGTAGGACACTACTCCTCTATTTATCAACAAGCTTTTGAATTGTTTTCGAAGAACGGTTATGAAACAGCgactcaatatttttttgaaaagttaacttGCGAGGAAAAAGATGCGTCATTGGTGAGAACGGCCGAATATGTAGCAGAATACGTGAATCACAGCTTTCAACCATACACCgacgttttctgttatttgttgTCACAGATGAATGCGGAACAGTTTCAGAACGTTCTCGAAAATTCATCATGTGCGATCCTTCGAAGCTTTATGGATTGGCCACGGCAAGATGCTTTTCTCGAGGTTGCACAGCTTGTATTGCCTTGCTTTGTAGAAGAAGATTATGACGATCTGCATTTTTTTCtgtcagtaaaatttaaatgcatttataatccTTCAAAACTTTTTCGGAATGTTTTTCTGATCACACCTAAAATTTTCAGACATTCCACATAttatttagatgatttttttgaaCGTAAAGatactgaaattttcaaatttatgtttagaaatatGGACCCTGAGGAAACGTTGGAACTTTTCTTGAGTGGTAAAGCACTGCACAATTGTTCCAAACTGGTAAAAGAAGGCAAGTGggattttttggaattttttattcgcGAATCCCGGTTGTCCAAAGAAGACAGAGGGAGATTTTTGGTAGCATTAAATTCATATTCTCCATCACTCTTTGAGTTGGATGTTGGTGCACATTTCACTAAGCTAGTGAACGATATTCCTTAACGGTATTTCTAAGTATACGGTCTCGATAACTGTACTTCTAACCGTGACTTCTCAAATCGCAATAAAGTAAATTAGTTGGATCCAATGGATTTTCAAGCAAGTAGGCAACCGGATGAAGAACTAATAGAAGAAAGGCCAGCGaagaacaataaaaacatttaggAAGCAAATGATAATAACTGGCAAGGAATTTTATGTTATGTTCTTACCACAGATTATCAAGATTATGAATCAGAAAACAAAAACATTCCAATTTTCTAGGAGGTAATTTGAAGATTTGATTCAGAAACCGCTTgtctattaattttctttgtaagaTCTGTTTGTATATTGTAACTGTATGTTTGTTCTATGATATCGCAAAACGAAACTGCACAGTGTAATAAAAATGCTTCGTGATAGTTTGCTCTtttaggaacttttttttttctttcaatattgtgAATtctaaaatggcaatttttaaaagaaaatcgaacgttaaaaaaagaaaagaattgtatcattaaaaaattattttgcaccaCAAATTATCTAGATTGATGGAATTAATTGacttacaattttcatttaacaaatcaGCAAAATTACGGCataaaaatttttagcaattatttttaatttatttttttaaagaaatattaggaTGATTTTAAATTGCAACAACTCAAAATATTCCTGGtcatttttcaaaagtgttttaaaaatgaaacacaaatataTGAGCTTTAAATTCGATTCagcaattagtaaaaaaaaaacaaaaaaaaaaaaatgttaattctattaaaaaaaatgaaaaattttaatttttttaagtcatattttttaaagtacacattttttttttaatttgctgaatcagaattaatgtaaaatgtttaaaaaaagatatgttcCGAATTTCATCACGTAATCTTTAACGGTTCTTGACTTACAACATCCGATTAcaagaaatcttgaaaaaatgCATTATGGGGGAAAATGCGTTTTAACTTTGAACACCTTTCCGCAGGTTATTTGAAGCTAGCATTTGAAAAATAGGCATCATTTTGGTGACAACATCATCTCGAAGAGGAGTTTTAATGACTCTCGTATGAGTGATGGGTTTTTGTTGTAGCTCCAGGGCTCGATTACAGAAGCTCCCAGATTGAGGCCCAGCATGGCATATATGTTTTGTTTTAGAGTCTGTGGAGCTCCAGTGTTGCAGAATCGCATAAATATCCGTCTTTGTAATTTTGACATTGTCTGTGTTTCTAACTACAGAATTGCAATAATATCTGGTAATTTTAGTATGGCTGCATCACTCAAGCGCCTGTGCTTCTTAGCTCCGTCCCTTTTCTTTTCATGGTCTACTAGTTTATGGAAAACGTGTCAACAATTTCAGAGTGTTAGGTTTTCAAAAAAACCCCaccaaatataattttgtctCTAACATAGAAACATGATTCAAACGTCATTTTGAGcagaaagaaacaaattattttttataagaaaaaaaattaataaaacgaaGATTTTTGAGTCCGGacatctttaattttatgaaatatatatatacatatatatatgggggcacggcagtgcccccgccaagtcgagcaaaaccaagcggcacggccgtactatccttttctcgaagcagttcaggccattttcgaccccctataacttcgttgtggataaaactagaagcctgaattttcagtaaccaagcaggcattatataaacacgatatatttcaaatttcattaaatttgaaccagtagtttaagaattataactaatcaaaatttgggaattttgtcactgactgactgactgaccgatcatgaAAACTCTacggcacttctagcagacacagaggcttcaaatttagaatactattagtgtttagtgtataaatcaaggaaaaactaaaatatgcgtgtaataatggacggatcgataaatttctcgaagtttcgagcattatccattttgacggcaaattcgtcgccaagttgccgCATttatcaccaagctctgggatcactggctcggcatccgacagcatccaatacagattactgtaaaacggtcattcttatgatgacactattcgcgttgggaagcaacattacaggtttgtaacaatatctaatttgaaataattcaatttgaagctgtggaagctacAAACGTAATGGGTGAATTTCAGATAATCAATCTGgcagaagaatataaatataacttgtaatacaaatatatattacaaaatatgtaatataaatatatatacaagttataatatatatggtagaagaatataaatataaagtctggacggcttacatcgAATAAATGTCGATTTTGGAAGTATTAGAGCGCATAAATCCTCAATTTATGTATACAagagactaagaagcatttactgTCCAggcttgtcaaaaattgtaacatcaaagcttacgagaaaaacccatagagacagggagtgggctttgaaaaaaactgtagctgaagctcaacaAGTAGtactggaaaagaaaaagaggaagactacatacaaaaataagaagaggactatctacaaaaagaaatgagatgccattaaaaacataacttgtaaaaaaaaccaagtctcgcaactcagttcttctgtcgtaaaaagttgtgagatccatgcaataccaagtcggtcaatttattcagtccccaCTTAAGGATCCTTCTgccttaagttattacgtaattagctaacctaacaacatcttatagtgaccatatcaatattaaaaatcttttatggtttaaataaatagattgacttggccatcgcatgaaaacacaatgtatctttacattaaattagattatattaacatattatattaaattagattgtttagtgcgattgccaagtcaatcaatttatttaaccataaaaattttttaatattgatatggtcactataagatgttgttaggttagctaattacgtaataacttaaggcagaaggacccttaagtggAACTGAaaaaatggaccgacttggtattacatggatctcacaactttttacgacagAAGAACttagttgcgagacttggttttttttacaagttatgtttttaatggcatatatatatatatatatatatatatatatatatatatatatatatatatatatatatatatatatatatatatatatatagtatttttttttactgttgattAGTTCTTTGCTGTGTGATAGCACGAAACAGAAAGAAACAGTAGAATTTTAAAGCTGATTTGTCATACTttgttctttgaaaaataatttttaaaatcctttccatgagcaaattaaaattttactattaaaatacttaagttttattatagaatgtaatttgaatttgtCCCATTAAAGAAAGTTGCGGTAAAAAGTTTATTTGTTGTTTGCAAAGTCCATATGTattgaaaaacaatgaaatgatttcataaaattcgTTTCTGCATGTTtgatatttgatgtattttagtGTGTTAAAGCTTAGAAATCTTGTACAATTTTACTTaatcgtatacatagtataaagtacagtaatcgtcaaaaaattcgagttgGAGACTTTAACGAATCTCCTCATTTTTAGAGCTCCTTgacttcaaaaaacacatttttgggtaATGTCTGTtcatctgtgataaagataactcaaaaaggatTTGAACAAGTCGGTGGAAGTTCTTTACACGGTCTTCATACCAAATTtactgatttctatcaaattttgaataaaatataaccagAGGAAGTCCGGATGTTCGAATAGAAGTTAAAATGATAACTACAGAgctgattatttatatatatatatattagtaatgtAATACTCTGTCTAGAAAGCAACTGAGTTAATTCCCTTTGATGTCGAGACAGGTCCACttcatttttaacctttttagCCTTcacgatttcgaatttttttagctAATTCTTTGAGACTCGCAGTTTATCTCATTGCGTCTTTCACtgacacaaattttaaaacagcttttcacatttgcttttaactttttatataatttaatagcttttattCCACTGGAAATACTGATTGTGTTTAGTTTCTTTCGAATCTCATATGCCTCTTCTAgatatttttgagtttatttatttaaacatcagattataataaatatgaaagccgtaatatttttttagtcttacAGAGCTGTTTTTTGTGAAGAATTTACTTGATGATGGGAAATCGCATCCCTCCCCAACCCCCAAAAATTCATTATTGTCTGTGTTCATAGTcttgtactgttcgtttcagtatcctgagacgaccatttttcgacgattctatctcacaaAGGGATAAGACGCTGAATGATGAGGCGTTTCCGGGGTTCTTCGTCAATATTTGACCTCGAGTTTCGCTTTTACTTCTTCTTTCAattcttttacctttttttttttcccacgtgTATGCAAATATCTGATCCTTTCTGActgtattattgtattttaattcagtccgcaAGTAATCCGAATTtatcttattgttaaatgtaaagatctcctcctttcatctttccctCCCCCTCCCTCCTTATTTTGGtgaattaaacccattctaacTCATGCGCAAGAGCGCAGAGGGTTTTAGGATCCTTTGTTAAACAATAATGTCGCTTCATTTTCCCTCATTAGCAGCTTTTGGCTTCCAGCTGGTTCGCAATGATAGCACGTTACGCAAATGTTAtctattaattctttttcagCGTATATATTACCATTCAACGAGGAGggcggaaaatatttttaaaaaaaatcaagaaattcgggtcaatctgaaattttaattgagaGCAAAAATAAGCTTAATCGTCTCCAAATGGATAATCGCCAAGACTTAACTATCGAAATTGTTACTCGttttcttccaaaacaattacctaataaaaaaagtctttgtattatcttaagactcaaAAAATCATCTATATAATTATGTCAATTTGATTTCCGTATGATTCcttccttaattttaatagtattttttaattcaatttgatacaatgcttttaaaactcatttatcaACTTATCCACTTATTTACTTTATAGTaagattttcaattcttttatgtgttaatattacaatttttaatttgcaggaaactgattcaattgaattgaaattttttagtcGTATGAAAGAACAAGGGggatttttcaaaagtataagcTTGAATTCTATGTGAATCGTTTtacagcctaaaaagtcaataatcttggCAAACAAGCTGGTCGTCAATATTGCTATTGACGACCAGCAATATAAGATATGGGCAATATTTAATTCCAACATTGTGTCGTTGTGCAAACGTAAACAGTTGAAATCTTGCAG
It encodes:
- the LOC129956879 gene encoding uncharacterized protein LOC129956879 isoform X3, which translates into the protein MSNPIVSQLKSLYRLSLEDISLRKVAVLLVSDPVKFKSPTTEADGEKRKHEPFKSVVGDLCLPEPIREPLVNLLNPIFRETYKWFKYHEEFLKSKHSSFYCPEYAKHLHWTHMGTINYRKTAESMIHDEKLDINWRFKLACLYCLDEDIQNIWQKMSPLNKKCFYNNGQFPNDTREIIIFWTCILKGRVDKLESYLVGLVGHYSSIYQQAFELFSKNGYETATQYFFEKLTCEEKDASLVRTAEYVAEYVNHSFQPYTDVFCYLLSQMNAEQFQNVLENSSCAILRSFMDWPRQDAFLEVAQLVLPCFVEEDYDDLHFFLSVKFKCIYNPSKLFRNVFLITPKIFRHSTYYLDDFFERKDTEIFKFMFRNMDPEETLELFLSGKALHNCSKLVKEGKWDFLEFFIRESRLSKEDRGRFLVALNSYSPSLFELDVGAHFTKLVNDIP